From the Calliopsis andreniformis isolate RMS-2024a chromosome 4, iyCalAndr_principal, whole genome shotgun sequence genome, one window contains:
- the LOC143178387 gene encoding uncharacterized protein LOC143178387 produces the protein MVPWAFGVPLVLVSALGLLLNGYVLLVVLGLGKQTQQQQTANTLLLTHLGAVEAAVCLILLIFTTGSWPIAGTWCVLHGFLLTLLHPVALWTVTGLNCDRYYAIAAPLHYAALVSPRRVAVGLAASWTGALLLCVLPFWGLVPPYRYSPGLGCCAPDFGNDSWGLAAALYGAVYAILGLALPAVLVTVCNLRVLGIARYHRHRIASAIYEVTLSAQVTITHQRNPFFVPTVTAPSAVSPPRFRSAASTVMQLIGSLYLLYFPYCGLILWEVCGVGNQPQLYHHPKLASLASLLLACSPPINGLLYGLKSQTLRRSVQNYWRKKATKSELQQEIQARTPSAAGSRRPSGSGTGSFFPFPPLQRRLSEALLALGSCRTGNSFEGNSFGFHRNRLQPAASCNTLRVPTSESGESSKLVRSSASAASLMGPHYRSDFIGTDVSTGCSIAMNETPRRSPRILITRACSEESQEGGSPLLRKPFLSNALACDKRRWRHCSTGSDSSTGSSEASVWTTGVAQKFAKASVKNSSDIWPSSRRFGRGKNFEEGALLVGVRPSNNSESSDTTDTTATTTTTTMPTKAATMENGCYREKKEGLDSRKDRERSESDNSWSSVDDIEAKEMAEKSMEEDDNLEKIEEETEEQRCKQLRRKSKTIRKPDVPQDCKEAAQRRPLLASSS, from the exons ATGGTCCCTTGGGCCTTTGGCGTGCCTCTCGTCCTCGTTTCTGCTCTGGGTCTTCTTCTCAACGGTTACGTTCTCCTCGTGGTCCTAGGATTGGGCAAACAG ACGCAGCAGCAACAAACCGCCAATACTTTGTTGTTGACACATTTGGGCGCAGTGGAGGCGGCTGTGTGTCTGATATTGCTGATCTTTACCACTGGTTCCTGGCCCATCGCCGGCACCTGGTGCGTCCTACACGGTTTCCTTTTAACTCTTCTACATCCGGTTGCCCTCTGGACCGTGACTGGATTAAACTGTGATAG GTATTACGCGATCGCTGCACCTCTGCACTACGCTGCGCTGGTCTCGCCCCGAAGAGTTGCAGTGGGGCTGGCTGCATCCTGGACTGGGGCCCTGCTACTGTGTGTGCTGCCATTTTGGGGCCTGGTCCCACCCTACAG ATACAGTCCAGGCCTAGGCTGCTGCGCCCCAGATTTTGGCAACGACTCCTGGGGCCTGGCAGCAGCGCTGTACGGGGCAGTATACGCGATCCTGGGCTTAGCGCTGCCCGCCGTCCTCGTAACTGTCTGCAATTTGCGTGTTCTCGGCATAGCGCGTTATCACCGCCACCGTATCGCCAGCGCGATTTACGAAGTGACTCTGAGCGCACAGGTGACCATCACTCATCAGCGGAATCCGTTTTTCGTGCCGACAGTCACGGCGCCATCCGCCGTCAGTCCGCCTCGCTTTCGCAGCGCTGCCAGCACG GTAATGCAATTGATCGGTTCCCTGTACTTGCTTTATTTCCCGTATTGCGGCCTGATCCTTTGGGAAGTCTGTGGCGTGGGCAATCAGCCTCAGCTCTACCATCATCCGAAATTGGCTTCACTAGCCTCTCTTCTGCTCGCTTGTTCTCCACCTATCAACGGCCTCCTTTACGGGTTGAAATCGCAGACTCTCAGACGATCTGTACAGAACTACTGGCGGAAGAAGGCGACGAAGTCTGAGCTTCAACAA GAGATCCAAGCAAGGACGCCAAGTGCAGCAGGGTCAAGAAGGCCGTCTGGAAGCGGGACAGGTTCCTTCTTCCCATTCCCGCCACTGCAACGAAGACTCAGCGAAGCCTTGCTAGCGTTAGGTTCCTGCAGAACTGGCAACAGTTTCGAGGGTAACAGCTTCGGCTTTCATCGGAACAGGTTGCAGCCTGCTGCCTCCTGCAACACGCTTCGAGTCCCCACGTCCGAGTCAG GTGAAAGTAGCAAGCTGGTGAGGTCGAGCGCCAGTGCTGCCAGCCTGATGGGTCCCCATTATCGAAGTGATTTTATAGGAACGGATGTGAGCACAGGGTGCTCTATAGCGATGAACGAGACGCCGAGGAGAAGTCCTAGGATCCTCATCACGCGAGCGTGCAGCGAGGAGAGCCAGGAAGGAGGAAGTCCACTGCTGAGGAAGCCTTTCCTCTCGAATGCTCTGGCTTGCGACA AGAGGAGATGGCGGCATTGCAGCACCGGAAGCGACAGCAGCACAGGAAGTAGCGAGGCCAGCGTGTGGACGACAGGCGTCGCGCAGAAATTCGCCAAGGCCAGTGTAAAAAATTCCTCAGACATTTGGCCGTCTTCGCGGAGGTTCGGTCGCGGAAAGAATTTCGAGGAAGGGGCGCTCCTGGTCGGCGTCAGGCCGAGCAATAACAGCGAGAGCAGTGATACCACGGATACCACGGCTACCACTACCACTACCACGATGCCTACGAAAGCAGCTACGATG GAAAACGGATGCTATCGCGAGAAGAAAGAGGGACTAGACTCGAGGAAGGATCGCGAGCGCAGCGAGAGCGACAATAGCTGGAGCAGTGTGGACGACATCGAGGCGAAGGAAATGGCGGAGAAAAGTATGGAGGAGGACGATAATCTCGAGAAGATCGAGGAGGAGACAGAAGAACAAAGGTGCAAGCAATTAAGGCGGAAATCGAAAACGATTCGCAAGCCGGACGTTCCTCAGGATTGCAAGGAGGCCGCGCAACGCAGGCCTCTTCTCGCCTCGTCCTCTTAA